Genomic DNA from Gadus morhua unplaced genomic scaffold, gadMor3.0, whole genome shotgun sequence:
TTCAAATACAACTCTTGTACAAAATAGCAACACTAGGTACTTAACAAtacaatgacaaaaaaaaagaaggaataaaTGGGATTAAGAGAAAGCAAAACTAATCTAAACTCTCACTATGAGAACTTGATGACTAAAAACAATAACTTTATTAACCGACCCCGCGAGGGATGCTTTGCCTACGTCCCTCCACCCTCCCGACCCTTTTTTCGTGGCATTCCCCACATCCCCTTATATGGGTGTAGTAGCAGCATCGCCGCGAGctgccctgacctctgacctctgccgCTGCGGTCCCCCAGGCGTCCATCGCGGCCGGCCAGGTCACCGCCACGGGGCCCACTGTCACACTGGTGCAGCTCCCCAACGGCCAGACGGTCCAGGTCCACGGGGTCATCCAGGCCGCCCAGCCCTCCGTCATCCAGTCGCCCCAGATCCAGACCGTCCAGGTACACGGGGGTCTCCGCCCCGCCACGGCGCTCACTGTTGGGCTCTATtactgtctctgtttctctctctctctctctgtctgtctgtctgtctgtctgtctgtctgtctgtctgtctgtctgtctgtctgtctgtctgtctgtctgtctgtctcttgctctttctaTCTTACTGTCTTTCTCGCTCTCCATATTTCTGTCTATGTAACATCATTTTTGGGGCTGTGTAGTAAGGTGTTTAGGGGCTGTGTAGTAAGGTGTTTAGGGGCTTTGTAGTAAGGTGTTTGGGGCTGTGTAGTAAGGTGTTGTGGGGCTGTGTAGTAAGGTGTTGTGGGGCTGTGTAGTAAGGTGTTTGGGGCTGTGTAGTAAGGTGTTTAGGGGCTGTGTAGTAAGGTGTTTAGGGGCTTTGTAGTAAGGTGTTTAGGGGCTGTGTAGTAAGGTGTTTGGGGCTGTGTAGTAAGGTGTCTTGGGGATGTGTAGTAAGGTGTTTAGGGGCTTTGTAGTAAGGTGTTTAGGGGCTGTGTAGTAAGGTGTTTAGGGGCTGTGTAGTAAGGTGTCTTGGGGATGTGTAGTAAGGTGTGTGGGGCTGTGTAGTAAGGTGTTTGGGGCTGTGTAGTAAGGTGTCTTGGGGATGTGTAGTAAGGTGTTTAGGGGCTTTGTAGTAAGGTGTTTAGGGGCTGTGTAGTAAGGTGTTTAGGGGCTGTGTAGTAAGGTGTTTGGGGCTGTGTAGTAAGGTGTTTAGGGGCTGTGTAGTAAGGTGTTTGGGGCTGTGTAGTAAGGTGTTTTTTGTTGTCAGATCTCGACGATAGGGGAGAGCGAAGACTCCCAGGAGTCCGTGGACAGCGTGACAGATTCACAGAAGAGGCGAGAGATTCTGTCTAGACGGCCGTCCTACAGGTAACACGCTCGCGCTAATGAACGGCCTCGCCGTGTgagtgccttgctctaccagcGGGACTCGAACCCCCAACCCTATAggtgttaatgccttgctctccCGGAAAACAAATTACAGTTAGGATCCCGccccctgattgtgtgtgtgtgcttgtgtgtgtgtgtgtgtgcgcgtgcaggaAGATCCTGAACGACCTGTCGTCCGACGCTCCGGCGGTCCCCaggatagaggaggagaagtcTGAAGACGACACGGCGCCCGCCATCACCACGGTCACCATGCCGACGCCCATCTACCAGACGAGCAGCGGGCAGTACAGTGAGTAGAGGGCCGGCGTGCTCACTCCCCGGAGTGAGACACGATGACACTCTAACCCTCTGGAGTGAGACACTGTGACACTCTGAACCACTGGAGTGAGACACGGTGACACTCTGAACCACTGGAGTGAGACACTGTCACTCTGAACCACTGGAGTGAGACACGGTGACACTCTGAACCActggagtgagacagagtgacacTCTGAACCACTGGAGTGAGACACGATGACACTCTGAACCACTGGAGTGAGACACAGTGTCACTCTGAACCACTGGAGTGAGACACCGTGACACTCTGAACCACTGGAGTGAGACACGTGACACTCTGAATCACTGGAGTGAGACAGTGACACTCTGAACCACTGGAGTGAGACACGGTGACACTCTGAACCACTGGAGTGAGACACAGTGTCACTCTGAACCACTGGAGTGAGACACTGTCACTCTGAACCACTGGAGTGAGACACAGTGTAACTCTGAAACACTGGAGTGAGACACGGTGACACTCTGAACCACTGGAGTGAGACACGGTGACACTCTGAACCACTGGAGTGAGACACGGTGACACTCTGAACCActggagtgagacagagtgacacTCACAACCACTGGAGTGTGACACGGTGACACTGAACCACTGGAGTGAGACATGGTGACACTGAACCACTGGAGTGAGACACGGTGACACTCTGAACCActggagtgagacagagtgacacTCACAACCActggagtgagacagagtgacacTCTGAACCACTGGTACCTAGTTAGAATCCAAACCATAGGTATTACAATGCCAGGGAAGGGAGCAAGGTGATGCACTTCCTTCTACAAACTGAAAAGTTTGGAAAGAGCTGAATTTTTATTCACGCTTAAACGTAGATTTgaattcagggcgtttagcagacacttttaaccaaagcgacctacacttagtacattcgtcagaagaaagagaaacaacaatactgtatatcgctgtcggtacagtaaggatgttcagaACCAATCAACAATCGCTAAGTTATCCCGTTCCCCGTAtgcaacagagatagctaggataagatgctacgcaatgctaagtactatttttaagtgccaggacgtacaacatacaataagtgtacAATAACTGACAAACCCGTCCCGGTTGTAATAAAATGCTCCCAAggctgaacagagagagaacaagtgTCTCATTTCTTAAGTTAAATTACAACACTAGTTCATGTATTGGCCATTTAAATGGACGCCCGCGCAATCCCGCGCGCCGTCCCTTTAACTCTATGTCTCCCAACAAGCCCGCCCTTTCTTGCGTTTCGATCCCCACTCCTGGTACCTGATACCTGGTACTTTTTTAGTCTCGCCTCCGTCGAGGTCACAATAGCGCTGATCCGATACTTTTTTGTGTGACGTAAACAGGCTGCCGGCCACTGACTGGCCAGAGAGTGACGCCAATGGACGAGCGCGACGTCCGAGCCTGACAAGCCGACAGCCGGCATCGTTAAATACTACTAGCATCAGCGTTCAGTCACCAATAGTGCTCGATTATTGAACACGGCAGGACCAGCGCGCGAGAACACGCCCCGGGCcgtgacagagggggagaggctcCTGTGTGTAGCCCTGCCTGTTTATGTGTAGTGTGGATAAGTACGTCGCTGCAGCTTCGTGCTAATACGACCCGCCCACGTGGGAGAGGTCCTTTATTCTAGACGCGACGTGCCTGGAACCGAACCAAGTCGTGCCGCGCTACGAGGCATAAAGACAGCGGAAGGCTGAACCCGAGGCACGTCGCGTCCCGTctgggccaccagggggcgcccccgTCTTTACCTCCATGCTCTGTGCCCCTCTGTAGTCGCCATCACCCAGGGAGGGGCCATCCAGCTGGCCAACAACGGGACGGACGGGCTGCAGACGCTCACCATGAACACGGCCACGCAGCCTGGCACCACCATCCTGCAGTACGCCCAGACCAGCGACGGCCAGCAGATTCTGGTGCCTAGCAACCAGGTGGTGGTCCAaggtgaggccccccccccccccccgggcgatCAGGCGCCCCGCAGGGAGGAAGGGctcgctgtgattggccggttTGCCGTCTGTCGTCGGTCGAGTTCTCCATCGCAACTTTATTGGTATCCGAAGCGATTTTCAAATCAAACGAGGAGATGAGAACACAAATAAGATCTCTCGTGCGTGATTCAGTCttctgttttaaatgttttgacaCTGAGTTGGTTATGGTTGATTCACTATTCCCGCCCCGTTTCTCTTcggctcaacgctgattggccagAAGGGGGTGATTGACAGGGGACAGACTTAATGCCGTCAACATTTCATTTCGTCCATTCCTGCACAACTGTACAGCGTCATTGTATTTTAAAGATGGACACCCCTCTCTATATTCGTTGTATTTATTCTTTCACGTATTTTCTACGTATTATTCAATTGTAAATGTTTAAAAATTATTCAACGAAGGCGAAGTGGAGAATAGCCCCCGAGGGCTGTGTGTGCACgggaacactccaaaaataaacaagagatAACGCTTTatgccgggatttatttgtttttattaacgTGGCGAGACGAGCGTCACGCATtttcccgagtttgagatctcaaccacaggatattgcccaatatcccgagatggcgaaccaatcaaattgcggcgtcttaggaggttcacgtgtagcatagtCTACCTTTTGTATCTTTACGTTTCTGGTACCCCAATCCCCCATCAGTGTTGGGGTACGTTCAAGAAGCCGCTTCTGACTGTaatgcgcccccccccccccccccccccccccccccccagcggcgTCCGGAGACGTGCAGGCCTACCAGATCCGCACCGCGTCCGCCAGCACCATCCAGCCGGGCGTGGTCATGGCCTCGTCGCCCGCCCTGCCGGCCTCGGGCGGCACGGAGGAGGTGACCCGCAAGAGGGAGGTGCGCCTCATGAAGAACAGGTAGGAGCCAGCCGAGTCGCGACCCCACGACCCCCCGACGGGGCTCCTCGGGTCCACTACTCAGTGATAgtacttatgccgcttttccaccgcacatgtagctcgactcgacacgacacgactcgacacgactcgacacggtagcagcgcgggtccttttccaccgcaaatagtacctccgggacgtgggcggggtcggctgcgcgaaagggccgtgacgtatttttgtacgcgacgcaaacaacacctacgtaacccacacatggacagaacccacataacaacaatggagaacatcgatgcgatggtattcgtgttcatattattagctggcatgttgaagaagtggaatatgttggctgcggcgctgctatggctgttaccagcatggttgccatgtcgctctcgtgacttcgtcacactctctggccaatcagtggccggccgtctgccgacgtcaccttttagcatcggctcagccgcttggaacctagagcgaggcggtactagaaaaagcagccacttcaggtaccagatactatgttttcgcggtggaaacgcaaaaaaggcgagctgagtcgagtcgtgtcgagctggtaccatgcagtggaaaagcggcattagtacACGTTccggcacttaatgtacgcacttattgtgtgttgcaCGTCCCttcacttaatgtacacacttgttTGTTGCACGTCCTTGCAAAAAAAATAGATGTCTTGTACGTCCTTCCTTAACAATAGCACTTGGCATCATGTAGCGTCttctcctagctatctctgttgtgtacggggaatgggtcaacctagtgatggttagtgcttggctctTGTTTCTATgtacatccttactgtaccgacagagatatattgttgagATGTGTTGTAttgttgccttcaatcagaGACGCTCCTTCTGTCACCTTTTTTATACCTAGGCTCAAAACACACCTCTTCTCCCTGGCCGTTCCTCCCCCTTTAGGATACGTTGTCATGTTGTCGTACTGTCCTTATTTTAAATGAACTTTGATGTTTGTGTATACTGTAGGTATATAAAGTGGTCTGTGTTCTTTTATATGCTTTTTGTTTGCACCTTGTACGGCACTTTGGCCAGTAAACTGTATTTAAACGTGCCTTATAAATACCTTTACTTACTTATTGCAAGTCTCTGTGGCTAAAAGcgtcttctctcccccccgccccccccagggagGCTGCCCGGGAGTGCCGCCGGAAGAAGAAGGAGTACGTCAAGTGTCTGGAGAACCGCGTGGCCGTGCTGGAGAACCAGAACAAGACGCTCATCGAGGAGCTCAAGGCCCTCAAAGACTTGTACTGCCACAAAACAgagtagggcccccccccccgcgcgggTCCCCTGCACAGAGACTTGAAGCGAAGCCTTGCATCCGGACCCCCACCTcccacaacccccacccccccctccaaagCCTCTGTCTGTaaaggccccgcccacctcaaAACCCGTACCGGACCTCCGGAGCTGGTCCTTGTTTTATTGAAtgctccccctgctggaccagccCAGCGACTACAACAGGGTTTTGCTCGCGGTGGTGGgtgaggctcctccccctgcctccagcGCCGTCTCCCCCGGTTACCACGACGACGGCATCGTGTGGcgccaccagcagcaggagaCGCGCGCCTGTTCAGCGAGCGATCGACTtctgacctttttttttaaaaaaaaaagaaaaagaaaaaaactttgcccctcccaaaacccccctcccctctcacccctGCTCCTACTCCGGGGAGGTTTCAGTGCATTATTGTCATCGCCATGGTAACCACCGCACTTCCGATCTGACGCTTCCGATCGGTCGGTTTCCGATGGGACGCTTCCGATCGGTCGCTTCTGATCGGTTGCCTTCCGATCTGTCGCCTCCGATCGGAAGCATCCGATCATTTGCTTCCGATCCACACTATAGTCTATCATGTTAGAGGAGGTCTGCTTCAGCTAAAGACGTTCTAAttgttttctgtgtttctctccgGGAGCAGCGAGGGAACTCTAGCATATTCGGTTGAATCATGCGGTTTATGATTTCTTTATAAAATTGTAAGTGAAATATCGTTTTCTGTGTTTTGCGGCCGGAGTGGTCGCAGCTCGGAGCGAGAGGCGGATCCTGGATGAGTTGCGGAGCCTTTGCATGTTTTATTAGTGGCATCGTTTGGGCTATTTTATATATCGTCGGAAGCACAGAACATTGCAACCCGAAAACGACACCCTGCCCGAGACCCCAGAGGggggtctgacccccccccaaacctgggggcggggggggggggactgctgGGCTGGGTCTTTTGAAGACTGAATATTTTACACTTTAGAGAACATGAGATGTACTAAAACCTTTGGTGTAATGGTTTGAAAAAGGAATATTTCTCTCGGCGTCTTTCCTACTCCTTGCTTCAAGCTCCATCGAGTCTGGTGTTTCTAAGACTTtattcgacacacacacacacactcgcacacacacaatcaggacTTTGGACACGCTGATCAACATGGGATCGAATCCCGTACCGATGTCTGAACAGAGGTCAGCGCCTGCTGCACACGCCTCGGTCTGTGCCACGGTTCTCCACCAGGGTTCTCTACGTTCTAGCGGCCGTCGGCTCGTCGCGACGGGAGGACCGACTTGAGGTCCGGTCGGTAAACGACACTTCTTAAAAACGACACAAGCCCTAAAgttgacctttttattttcgaaTCACCCGTTTAAAACCAAACTGGAACCCAAACCGTTGCCCTGGTTTCTGAATCGGAGCGGGAGGAGGTGTGACGCTGGACAAAATGGACGCCAACGATTCTgtaaagtaaaaagaaaaaaaggcggGAAAACCACGAGACACGGAACACAGAACAAACGGCTTTGGGAGCGACGTCGCCACGGTGTATTCTTTCGATATTACATATAGTCATCCGACATAGcaagcttttttttattattttgccaAATGccattttcattgattttgtaTACGATGTATTTCTATATGTCAGCACCAAACCCTAAATGAAAAGTAGTCACTAGAGGACTTCCTCTAAATATTACATTTCTGGCAGCTGTTAATAAATGTGTTTCTGGTACCGCTCGTCTGCGCATGTGTAGAACAGAACCCGGGTTAAAGTCTGGACCCAGTGCGTCCGGGGGTCCGGGGTTCGACTCCAGCCATGCCCATGAGCAAACACCTCTTTTGGGAATCGCGTCGCTGGTAATAATCCATCTGGATCCAGCGGCTGTGGCGTACCTCCACGaaatgtgtccccccccccccccccccccccgtcaaggCGGGTCCCGACGGCGTCGTCCCCGGAGGTCCGCGCTCATAGCTCCGCCCTCGGCGCCCGCTTCACGGCGCGGTACACGTGGATGTCGCGCTGCCGGTCGAAGTGGACCTCCTCCACGGAGAAGCGCTCCCTCAGCAGCTCCAGGAAGCGGGAGTCGCGCTCGTAGCGGATCTTGCAGGCCAGCAGGACCGCCGTGGTGTCGGAGCACAGGTGGTCCAGCGTGGCGAGCAGCGCCGGGAACGTGTCCTCCAGGTACACGATGTCGGCGCCCAGCACCAGGTCGAAGCCCCCGGCGGGGTAGCGCTCCAGGCCCGAGCCCCAGCTCAGCTCCGAGACCTCCGCCGAGCCCGGCCGGAGGTCCGCCGGGACGTTGGCCCGCACGTTGGCCGAGAGCAGCTCCAGGGCGGGCTCCCGGTCTGTGATGGTGACCCgggctcctggggggggggatcgggaATTTGAGCTCTCCATCCCGATTACCTATACCATCCATCCCTACTGTTCAAATAGTTCAACtagtttatatttttattagtgctgtcaagcgattaaaatattaaatcgcattaatgtcatagttaactcacgattagtcgcgattaatcacattttattttaaataaataaatagattgcgttaatcgcgcgataaaaaaattaacgccgttacaattggtttgcattaacaccgttaataacgtgtttaactgacGGCActaatttttatattatatttaaatacaTCACTAGGAAAGGTCATTCTTTTTTGATTCATTTCTGGATCAAGACGCTAAAAGTCATCCAAAGGATGACTTTTACAATAAAGAATAATCCTTATTTCCAGCAGGGTCCTCGAGGTTTGACAGCTGTGCCCGTGAAGGGATCCCGTTTGGGCGCACAGAGCAGCCCTCTTGGTGCTAACCCCTCGGGgtttagtaagcggaccaatcagccctcgctgctccgtcgcctcgacggaaggtcaACATGTTTTGGGGgtgcacgtcaggcccttggggaggacgtaaggggtccgtaacccccttgcctTACGTGAACGTCGGACCGTAGTCAGCCCTTTAGAGCAGTGTTTCCCAAAAAAAATTCTGGGgacccatttttttttaaattacaaacCATCGCGACCCAATGCAAAAAATATAACAGCTATCAAAAACACGGCCCTTGTTTaaagtttttttaaatgctgATGCCGAACAGGTAGCAAGTGTTTAAGGGCAGCTATTGCTATCAAACAGTCAATCCATCAAATCAATTCGAACAGTCAACATTAATCAATGTGTTAACCACATAAGATAAGATACAACTATATTAACCCGCTGGGGGAGGAGTGCGGGTGTTTCTACGGTAAGACCTGAGTGTTGAGCGCCTACCGAGCAGTAAGACCTGAGCGCCTACCGAGCAGAGCGGCCACGATGCCCACCAGCCCCGTCCCCGCGCCTAGCTCGATGACCGGGCGGCCCCTGAGCTCCACCGGGGCCAGCTCCAGGTACAGGGCCAGCACCaccgcctgggggggggggggggggggggcagaccgcAGGGacaaaggaggaggggggcaggggcagACCGTAGGGAcaaaggaagaggggggggggggcatgacaGACAGTAGGGccaaaggagggggggggggggggggggcacatgacAGCCGGGTCAGTGAGGATCTCAGACAGCAttggaggtaggcctacttattaaTGAGATGGGATGActgtataaaaatatatacaattacAATCTGCAAGAATAGTAAATAAACACGACCAGCGCTGCAGTGTCTGTCTTAAAGGGAATTGACGAAAACAAAGCggggaatcacacacacacaggttcatcacacacacacacacacacacacacacacacacacacacacacacacacacaggttcatcacacatacacacaaacccacacagggcatcacacatacccacacgtGTATAACTCACTGCGTCCCAGACGACCGCCGCCACCCCGGACTTCCTCCAGTCCTGGTTCAGGAGGACTTCGCGGCCCGCCAGGTGAAAGGTTGCGGTTGAGTTGTGCAGCTTTGCCAGCGCTGGCAGAGCGTTCTCTGTGTACGGAACCAGCGCCATGTTGCTCCTTCCTCCTGACGCgtcaccttcttcttcttcctgtggTTGTGGGTTCGAATCCACTCCACGGTGTATTACCGGCCCCCATCGGCCGGGAGGGTCGAGCGACCGCCGGATAACCCCGCGGGACGGACCCTGCGCAACCATTGGCCGGATAATGTCCTAAGCTAATTGGCTATTTAATTTGTAAACCTTTTTAACAAATatgcttttatttgtttatttgaaatggATTATACTGATCTAACGACTAAACCAATGCGATTTTTTAACTTTCATGAATCTTAAATTCGTTTGGTGATAAAAATCACAGTTTTTCTTTGAAAGTTTAAATCTTCTTACATTTTCTTAACCGTAAAGTAACTTGACCACGGTATTTTCTTATTGTTTCCTCACACTGCTCCCAACGCTTGGTAATTAAGTCATTAAGTCATTAAGTAATTAAGTTCCTGTACAACACAGCATAGGGGGGCGGGGTGTGGCGTTCTCAGTCGCTGACGTTTAAACGCGCAACTCCGTTCGGACACTCTCGACCAATCAGCAGAAGGATCAACCTGTGGGCGACGAATAGGAACTGTCGGTTGGGAGCTGGGGCGGGACCTAAAAGATTTAATATAATAGCACTTTTACTGCAACGTCATTGGCCGTCAAGTTAGAGGAAGCCGCGTAGATTACAGTTATTCATTCTTCAAAGTAAAAAAATCGACTCCCGCTGCCCGATTAAAGTGTTTGTCTGTCACCCTAATATCCCGTTAATCTACGTTTTATTTTCCAAACTACGGTTTCATTTCTCTGTAGAACCACATTCTGTTCACTCTTGTTTACAAATCACCTCGCTAATCACAGCacgacttttactttgaaggatCTCCGCGGAAGTCCATCCCGGAATGCGCTGTCCGACCAAATATCTCAGCGCTTCTCTCCTGCGACAATCTCTGCCTGCTAACCCCCCGCTGCTCGTTACCGGGACCGAGCCCCCGTTGCCGGGACCGACCCCCCGGGACTGACCCACCGGGACTGACCAACCGGGACCGAGGACCGACCAACCGGGACCGACCCACAGGGACTGGGACTAAGCACCGACCCACCGGGACCGACCCACCGCTACCGGGACCGAGCCACCGGGAAGGGGACCGAGCCACCGGGAAGGGGACCGAGCCACCGGGACGGGGCCACCGGGACCGATCCTCCGCCCCTGATCCTTCAGAGACAGAGGAGTGCTACCGTATCGATGAACCTGGGCATGTAGGGGTAACTAATAGATCCTCCAATCAGGGCCGCCGTGTGCACGGGTTCGAGACCCGACGTCCGCCGAACTGAACCGTCGGGCCGGAGTGAAAGGATCAGCACGGTAGAAGGAGGCTCATAGTGTCCTATTAGACCTCCGCACCCCCCACTGACCGCTGCCggacccctcacacacacacacacacacacacacacacacacacacacacacacacacacacacacacacacacacacacacacacgccacgcaCACGCGCGTGTATCAGACGCACAgccatatgcgtgtgtgtagggcGTCCTATGCGCCCTGCGTCTGTCAGCTGTTCTGAGCCGGCTCCGGATAGTGTTCCCACTTGGCTCATCCCCACATGAAGCCCGAACTAAGTCTGCTTGATCCAAGTGTGCTCTGTTAGTGTCGGCGCGTCGGCCGTCCCGTTAGTGCGTCTATCAACCCCCCCCGCGGGGCTGACTTGCGGGACCGAGAGTGAGTTGCGGGAGTGAGTTgcggtagcagcagcagcagcagccatgggCGGGACGGTGTCGTGTTGTATGTCTCCTCGGGAGACCCCCAAGATCCACCGGcgggaggtggagctggaggatgcccccatcaccaccacggaGGAGGTGGACGTCAGCGAGGACACCGGGACGTACCTGCAGCACATCAGCGACCGCGAGCTGCCCGACGGTGAGTTCTCGTCCAATCAGGGCGCTTCCtgcttttgattgacaggttcaccccgcccccccctctctgactgTCTAAAGCAGTGTTTCCCGACCTGTGTGATCTCCTACTGCTCTAGTACCCGAGTACTCTAGTATGGTGTTAGAGCGGGTTGACCggaaggtcgctggttcgatccccggctcctcctagctgaatgtcgaggtgtccctgagcgagacgcctccccctgactgctcctgaccagctggctttcgccctgcgtggctgactccgccgtcaccccgcccccccccccccctctctgactgTCTAAAGCAGTGTTTCCCGACCTGTGTAATCTCCTACTGCTCTAGTACCCGAGTACTCTAGTATGGTGTTAGAGCGGGCTGACTGGTGACCggaaggtcgctggttcgatccccggctcctcctagctgaatgTCGAGGTGTGGAACGTGGCTGActctgcgtggctgactccgccgtctgtctctgtgtgtgaatgaatggtttgaAGTCGTCAGCTAAACCTTCTCGAGGTAGAATTGCAGTAGAATGTGCATCATCAACAGCCAACCACCCTATCCTATGAACTCCTGTCACAGTTGTATTTTAGCATTCCTGGTGTTACTGTAACGACCTAGAGGAGTTCACAACGGAAGTCGCTGAGGTGTTATTGCGGTTCCTGCTCCCTAACTTCTCATCGACCATCACAAACATCATGGGTATCAGCAGAATAAAGACGTACCCCCTAGAAGGCTCTCTCGCGCCCCCTTCAGACCGATCAGGGAGAGCTCATCTCAAACCTCCAGCTGTCACTCGGACGCACCATGATCGATGACGTGTCCTCCGGGTATCGCTCCAGCACTTAATCCCGTTTAGTGTCtggtcctacccccccccccccccacacacacaccccctcttgGCGGTCCCGGAGCTGGAGGAAGGAACACAGGGTCTGGGGGTGAAAGGTTGACGGGAACTGGAGGGAATGGAAGCCAAGTCAAAGTTAGAAAAAAGTTAAAATCAAAGAAGAATGGAGGGATGTGGAATGGACGTCGGCCCGCTGATCAGATCAGAGCGGAGGGATTAGAGGACGGAGAGACGTCTCCTACACTTACCGGGACTACTTTAGCTTTGGTTCTTCACTCTCCCCACGAGGTGTTTCTGTGCTTCATTCACATCTACagtcagggcgtttagcagacgctgttgtccaaagcgactgacaataactacatttgtcagaagaaagaggaccaacaatatatcgctgtcggtgaagtaaggatgttcatggaaccaagtgccaagcactaagcATCACTAGGTTAAGTACCCATTACCCGTACACAACAGAGGtatctaggataagatgctacaagaTGCTAagtaccatttttttttttttttttttttaagtgccatgacatacaacacacaataagtgcgtacattaagtgccatgacgtacaacacacaataagtgcgtacattaagtgccatgacgtacaacacacaataagtgcgtacattaagtggcaggacgcacaacacacaataagtgcgtactaAACTAGGTAAAAGTCGTAGACCATTGCCGTGTTATACTGCCCATCTCTTCATGGGATCGCTTAAA
This window encodes:
- the LOC115538698 gene encoding cyclic AMP-responsive element-binding protein 1 isoform X2 — translated: MEAGADSQQSETTVTEAEAQQIATLAQASIAAGQVTATGPTVTLVQLPNGQTVQVHGVIQAAQPSVIQSPQIQTVQISTIGESEDSQESVDSVTDSQKRREILSRRPSYRKILNDLSSDAPAVPRIEEEKSEDDTAPAITTVTMPTPIYQTSSGQYIAITQGGAIQLANNGTDGLQTLTMNTATQPGTTILQYAQTSDGQQILVPSNQVVVQAASGDVQAYQIRTASASTIQPGVVMASSPALPASGGTEEVTRKREVRLMKNREAARECRRKKKEYVKCLENRVAVLENQNKTLIEELKALKDLYCHKTE
- the LOC115538698 gene encoding cyclic AMP-responsive element-binding protein 1 isoform X1, which codes for MEAGADSQQSETTVTEAEAQQIATLAQASIAAGQVTATGPTVTLVQLPNGQTVQVHGVIQAAQPSVIQSPQIQTVQISTIGESEDSQESVDSVTDSQKRREILSRRPSYRKILNDLSSDAPAVPRIEEEKSEDDTAPAITTVTMPTPIYQTSSGQYIVAITQGGAIQLANNGTDGLQTLTMNTATQPGTTILQYAQTSDGQQILVPSNQVVVQAASGDVQAYQIRTASASTIQPGVVMASSPALPASGGTEEVTRKREVRLMKNREAARECRRKKKEYVKCLENRVAVLENQNKTLIEELKALKDLYCHKTE